The genome window CTACCTCGCATTCGGTGTTTGCCTCGGCCGTTGTGACGCGTGCCGCCCCTTCACCAAGTATGGCCCGCTCGCTGAGGAACTCTCCTTCATTTGCCTCCCCGATTTTTATGATCTTGTCCTGAACCTCCCTCGTTAGCGAAAGCGAGCCGCTCTCGATGTAGAACATCTTGTCAGCAATACTTCCCTCTTTATAGAGGATGTCTCCCGGATTGAGAACTTTTACCGTCGCACCTTCGAAGCTAATATCGATAACGTTAGCCATCTCTTACTCCTCCTATTTAGATGGTAAACACCCCTGTACAGGCCAAAGGCGGCCTTGTACCTGGATATTCTTTGTAACGCCCTCAAAGATTTTAGCACGGACCGGTATTACGCCTGATGAAAAGCCTTACAAAATTATACATCACAAAGTACTCCCAGGCAAACGGGCCAAAACCAAAAAAACCCGCCAGGGGCATCTCAAATATCTTTACACCCGCCGTAAAGGGTGCGATATATACCCACTTCGCGGCGGCCCAGTAGTTCCAGAATTCCCACAAGAAGCCGCAGATATAGCCCGCCACAAAAAGACAGAGAATCCTTTCCAGGAACCCTTCCTCCAGGTTCTTGAGCAGTGAGTTGCCACCGCTTGAATACACTACAGGGTCCAGCAATATCACAAAGCCCGTCCACACAAACGCAAACAGATAACGGGCGTGATGCTGGCTGACCAGGAGCGGTATTATCAGGAAAAGGAAACCAAGCACCATGCCGCCGTAAACGATCCTGTTTGTTACCCGGAGCGGAGACGTTTTAAACCCCTGGAAGACCTTGAGGGTCGCCAGCAGTTCTGCCGTCTGGAATATTCCCGGCATTATGGTCGCAAAGGACAGGGCCAGTCCAAGATTGCGTATTACGAGGTTCTCCGGCAGGCCATGATACTCCCAGTTCTGGAGGTGCAGGTTGTATATCTCAAAGATCAGCCAGAACCCTATTGAAAGCGGCAGTTGCAGGAAGAATTCGCCCGTCCTCGTACTTATGAGCGAGCTGCCCTTGAGTCTGAAGATTACGGCGTCCACGAAGAGTATGTAGCCCCACCAGCAGATGGGAGTCGTCCATACGCTGATTGTTCTGGCGATGGGGTATTCGTTCTGCAGTATAAGCGCTGACTCGGCTGCCAGTATAAGGCCGAGCCCAATCCACCCATAGCCTTTGAAGCGGCCCCCGCCGGCGATGGAGTGTGCGGACTCTCTCACTTTGTTTCCCTGAAGAGAAAGTGTCTATTGTGCCGGTTCCAGTTCCAGCACGTTGACCTTCCCAAAGTCGTTGAGGGGACGGTCAAACTTGTCCTCGTCTCCCACTACAAGGATGATTATTTTATCGGGATGGAGGTATTTCTTTGCCACTTTCATCAAGTCTTCTCTGGTAACGGCCTTTATGTTGTCCACATAGGTGTCCAGGTAATCAAGGGGCAGGCCCTTATATTCTATATCCACCATGTGGCTTACTATGGCGCCGCTGGTAGTGAAGAGGAAGATAAACTGATTTATGAAGGTGTCCTTTGCACCGTTGAGCTCGTCATCGCTCACGGGCCTTTGTTTTATCCTCCGAATCTCTTCCAGTATAAGTTCTATGGCCCTTGAGGTGGACTCGACCTTGGTCTGACACGAGACAAAGAAGAACCCTAGATCCCTCGGGGTATGGAACGCGCTGTAGACGGAGTAGGCAAGCCCCTCCTCGTCTCTTACCTTTTTGGGTATCCTGGCCGTGAAACTGCCCTCCCCCAGGATAAAGCTCATCAGCTTAACGGCGAAGTAGTCCGGGTTTGTCCTCTCAATCGCGATGTTACCGAGGAGGATGGTGGACTGGTTCAAGTCTTTGTCGACGTAGTTCACGGAGAGTTCCGTTTCTTTGTCGACCTTTGGCACATGTGGAAAGTCTATCTTCTCCTTTTCCCATCCACTGAAGACCTTTTCGAGCTTCCGTAACATCTCCGCCGTGTCAAAGTCGCCAGAGATGCCCATAATCATGTTGTTGGGATGGAAGAATTTGTTATGGAAGGCTATCATGTCTTCTCTGGTAATCCTTGGAATCGTATCGGCGTAGCCGTTGACCTTCCGGTTGTAAGGATGTGGTTCGTACAGGAGCTTGCGGAACTCCCTGAAGGCTATCTGGGTAGGGTCGTCGTTTTCTCTTCTTATGGATTCAAGGACCTCTTCCTTTCTCTGCTCAATCTTGTCTTCGGGGAACGCGGGGTGCCTCAGTATGTCAGCAAAGATTTCCAGTGTCTTGTCCAGGTCCTTTGTCATTACGGAGAGCCCGATGGAGCCTTCCTCCCTGCCGATACTCGTCTCAACCGAGGCGGCCATGTATTCAAGTTCCCTGTTAATCTCTTCGGCGCTCATGTTCGTCGTCCCGCCCGAACGCATCACGTACCCGGTGAGGGACGCCAGACCGGCCTTGTCCGCGGGTTCGTAAATGGAGCCCGTTCTCACTGCCGCCGTTATGTTCACCAGGGGGAGTTCGTGGTCCTCCAGCATAAACAGTATCATCCCGTTGGGGAGCACCCTGCGTTCCACCCTAGGGGGCGACCACACAAGCGGCTCATATTTGAACTTTGACACAATCTTCGCGCCCTTTGACTGGGGCTCCGTAAGGGCCGCGCCCTTTCCGGGCATCGCGTGCTGCGCGTGCGCGTAGCCGCCGAGCAACACGGACACGACCAGGGCAAGGGCTATAATCACGACGTTCCGGAATCCGTTTCTCCTCATCCCTAAGCCCCTTTCTTCTTCTGAATTAACGTGCCCACGTTGCGGTTTGTTTTAATGAAATATTTCTTCGCCACCCTCATGACGTCTTCTCCGGTGACGGCTTTTATCCTTTCTACAGCCGTGTTTATGTAGCTCCAGCCACCGGCAACGGCCTCGTAATAGCCTATCTCGTCGGCCAGGCCGGAGTTGGACTCTAAACC of Candidatus Bathyanammoxibius amoris contains these proteins:
- a CDS encoding Crp/Fnr family transcriptional regulator translates to MANVIDISFEGATVKVLNPGDILYKEGSIADKMFYIESGSLSLTREVQDKIIKIGEANEGEFLSERAILGEGAARVTTAEANTECEVVVIGKKQCKKCFDDLPPFIQKMITRMARRLTQANELVVKLIYTQEMVKEMAVKMQELEGSMLESLEHHGIKHRRV
- a CDS encoding insulinase family protein, with the translated sequence MRRNGFRNVVIIALALVVSVLLGGYAHAQHAMPGKGAALTEPQSKGAKIVSKFKYEPLVWSPPRVERRVLPNGMILFMLEDHELPLVNITAAVRTGSIYEPADKAGLASLTGYVMRSGGTTNMSAEEINRELEYMAASVETSIGREEGSIGLSVMTKDLDKTLEIFADILRHPAFPEDKIEQRKEEVLESIRRENDDPTQIAFREFRKLLYEPHPYNRKVNGYADTIPRITREDMIAFHNKFFHPNNMIMGISGDFDTAEMLRKLEKVFSGWEKEKIDFPHVPKVDKETELSVNYVDKDLNQSTILLGNIAIERTNPDYFAVKLMSFILGEGSFTARIPKKVRDEEGLAYSVYSAFHTPRDLGFFFVSCQTKVESTSRAIELILEEIRRIKQRPVSDDELNGAKDTFINQFIFLFTTSGAIVSHMVDIEYKGLPLDYLDTYVDNIKAVTREDLMKVAKKYLHPDKIIILVVGDEDKFDRPLNDFGKVNVLELEPAQ